In Synechococcus sp. Nb3U1, one DNA window encodes the following:
- a CDS encoding metal ABC transporter permease, protein MGMLAGWDPLAWLSDPLAYGFMQRGLLAALLVGVLCAVLGCYVVLRGMAYLGDALAHAILPGVAIAYLMGGNLTLGALIAAGLVSGGIGFLSRSGQIREDTAIGILFAASLALGVALISSIKTYAQDLTHILFGNVLGVSNSDLLLMAGLSVGVLGLILMLYRQFLLVSFDPVFAATQGIRAELFRQLLLLMLAVTVVVSLQVVGVGLVTAMLVTPGATAYLLTRRLPAMMALAALIGAGGNVLGLYLSYYIDIASGAAMVLTVASIFLLVFLFAPGRGYVWSCRRAKGMGKF, encoded by the coding sequence ATGGGGATGCTAGCGGGTTGGGATCCTTTGGCTTGGCTCTCGGATCCCTTGGCCTACGGGTTCATGCAGCGGGGATTGTTAGCAGCTCTGTTGGTGGGGGTGCTCTGTGCCGTTTTGGGATGCTATGTGGTACTGCGGGGTATGGCCTATCTGGGAGATGCCTTGGCCCATGCCATTTTGCCAGGAGTGGCCATCGCCTACTTGATGGGGGGCAATTTGACCCTCGGAGCCCTAATCGCGGCGGGGTTGGTGAGTGGTGGAATTGGGTTTCTCTCCCGTTCGGGACAGATTCGGGAAGATACCGCGATTGGCATTTTGTTTGCGGCTTCGTTGGCGCTGGGGGTAGCGCTGATTAGCTCTATCAAAACTTACGCTCAGGATTTGACCCATATTTTGTTTGGCAATGTGCTGGGGGTGAGCAACAGTGATTTGCTTTTGATGGCAGGGCTGAGTGTGGGGGTACTGGGGCTAATCCTGATGTTGTACCGGCAGTTTTTGCTGGTCAGCTTCGACCCGGTTTTTGCGGCCACTCAGGGCATTCGGGCAGAGTTGTTCCGGCAGTTGTTGTTGCTAATGTTGGCGGTGACGGTGGTGGTGTCGTTGCAGGTGGTGGGGGTGGGATTGGTGACAGCAATGTTGGTCACACCGGGGGCGACGGCTTATCTGCTGACACGGCGCTTGCCGGCGATGATGGCTTTGGCGGCCTTGATCGGGGCCGGGGGAAATGTGCTAGGGCTGTACCTGAGTTACTACATCGACATTGCCTCGGGGGCGGCAATGGTTCTGACGGTGGCCTCAATCTTTTTGTTGGTATTTCTATTTGCTCCAGGCCGGGGTTATGTGTGGAGCTGCCGCAGAGCAAAAGGGATGGGCAAGTTTTAG
- a CDS encoding RidA family protein yields the protein MNEVNPAVQAIGHLGQPGPGRCAVQTDAAPAPVGPYSQGIAALGPFIFTAGQVGLDPKTGKLVGEDITSQTYQVLRNLQAVLAAGGTNLSNVVKTTVFLADMNDFAAMNKVYQEFFSTDPAPARSCVQVARLPLNALVEIEAVAWYP from the coding sequence ATGAATGAAGTCAATCCGGCTGTTCAAGCCATTGGCCACCTCGGTCAGCCGGGGCCTGGTCGTTGTGCGGTTCAAACCGATGCTGCTCCGGCTCCAGTAGGCCCCTACAGCCAGGGTATTGCGGCTCTTGGCCCATTTATTTTTACCGCCGGACAGGTGGGCTTGGATCCCAAAACGGGAAAACTGGTGGGAGAAGATATCACCTCCCAAACTTATCAGGTCTTGCGGAACTTGCAGGCAGTGTTGGCTGCTGGGGGTACGAACCTGTCCAACGTGGTCAAAACAACAGTCTTTCTGGCCGACATGAACGACTTTGCCGCCATGAACAAGGTTTACCAGGAGTTTTTCTCGACGGATCCCGCCCCGGCTCGCTCATGTGTACAGGTGGCCCGCCTACCCCTCAATGCCTTGGTGGAGATCGAAGCGGTGGCTTGGTATCCGTAA
- a CDS encoding phenylpyruvate tautomerase MIF-related protein → MPLIQLQTSIQPEPARVEELLKTLSAALSQQLGKPESYVMTAFEAGIPMTFAGSTDPCCYVEIKSVGQFSANQTQAMSEFFCGKIEADLGISKKRIYIEFAEAKGYLWGWNGTTFG, encoded by the coding sequence ATGCCATTGATCCAGCTGCAAACTTCCATCCAGCCAGAACCAGCCCGAGTGGAGGAACTGCTCAAGACGCTTTCTGCTGCTTTGTCCCAACAGTTAGGCAAGCCAGAGTCTTATGTGATGACGGCTTTTGAGGCTGGGATCCCGATGACCTTCGCCGGCAGTACGGATCCCTGTTGCTATGTGGAGATCAAGAGCGTTGGGCAGTTTTCCGCTAACCAAACCCAAGCTATGAGCGAGTTCTTTTGTGGCAAAATCGAGGCTGATTTGGGGATCTCCAAAAAGAGGATTTACATTGAGTTCGCCGAGGCCAAAGGCTATCTCTGGGGCTGGAATGGCACTACTTTTGGATAA
- a CDS encoding secondary thiamine-phosphate synthase enzyme YjbQ translates to MPTMQVTVQHQQHTLSIRTTGKSLHCFTGEVQQLVRASGIQVGLCHLFVCHTSASLLIQENADPDVLRDLEKFFSELVPEELSRYQHIAEGADDMPAHIRSALTHTSETIPIRSGQLALGTWQGIYLWEHRQRGQLRQVVAHLTGC, encoded by the coding sequence ATCCCAACCATGCAGGTAACGGTTCAACATCAACAACACACCCTTTCCATCCGGACAACCGGCAAATCTTTGCATTGCTTTACGGGGGAAGTTCAACAGTTGGTGCGCGCCTCGGGTATTCAAGTGGGGCTGTGTCACCTATTTGTCTGCCATACTTCTGCTAGTTTGTTGATTCAAGAAAATGCCGACCCGGATGTATTGCGGGATCTGGAGAAATTTTTCTCAGAGTTAGTGCCAGAAGAGTTGAGCCGGTACCAGCACATCGCCGAAGGTGCCGATGACATGCCTGCTCACATTCGTTCTGCGCTTACCCATACCTCCGAAACCATCCCGATCCGTTCCGGTCAACTGGCTCTGGGAACTTGGCAGGGCATTTACCTGTGGGAACATCGACAACGGGGGCAACTGCGGCAGGTGGTGGCGCATCTGACCGGATGTTAG
- a CDS encoding GNAT family N-acetyltransferase — protein MLGCTFCSQTAHPLCKSSMQINVDDLTGKEIADFLDQHIQEMRSVSPPESKHALDIHGLRKPEITFWTIWDEQILSGCGALKEWDPLHGEIKSMRVAPQYRRKRVASRLLQHILEEAKARNYDRLSLETGSMPFFEPARQLYQKFGFHYCPPFGHYKEDPNSVFMGLWL, from the coding sequence ATGCTAGGCTGCACCTTTTGCTCTCAAACAGCACACCCATTATGCAAATCAAGTATGCAAATCAATGTCGATGATCTCACAGGGAAAGAAATCGCCGACTTTCTCGATCAACACATCCAAGAGATGCGATCTGTCTCGCCCCCAGAAAGCAAACATGCCCTCGACATTCACGGGCTGAGAAAACCGGAAATCACCTTCTGGACGATTTGGGATGAACAAATATTGTCCGGATGTGGAGCGCTCAAAGAATGGGATCCCCTTCATGGCGAGATCAAGTCTATGCGCGTGGCTCCTCAATACCGTAGAAAAAGGGTTGCCTCAAGGTTGCTCCAACATATTCTGGAAGAAGCAAAAGCTCGGAATTATGACCGCCTCAGCTTGGAAACAGGATCCATGCCTTTCTTCGAGCCGGCCAGGCAGTTGTATCAAAAGTTTGGGTTTCACTATTGCCCACCCTTTGGCCATTACAAAGAGGATCCCAATAGCGTTTTCATGGGTTTGTGGCTCTAG
- a CDS encoding gamma-aminobutyraldehyde dehydrogenase: MTYKLWIDGKWADSQGGGIMAIENPATGEKLAEVVDASPADVERAVQAAHTAFYDGRWSKLTPSERSLALWKLADLLEARSEELARLESENTGKPYEFVSLGGDLPFAVDNLRFFAAAARDTHGSSAGEYAKGYTSIFRKEPVGVCAQIAPWNYPLMMAVWKIGPALAAGCTVILKPAPSTPLTTLMLGELIAEAGIPAGVVNIISGGNETGQALVEHPDVRMVSLTGSTATGKKVMRTAADTLKRVHLELGGKAPFIVFEDADVETIATKATFAATVNTGQDCTAATRVYVQESRLTQAQEAIVEAMRKVTVGSPFQSGVEMGPFVSAAQRERVMGFVERAKAAGAKVLTGGRIPPDFSQGYYYEPTVITNVDQQAEIIQSEVFGPVLTLSSFREEAEALRLGNDVLYGLAASVWTQDIGRAMKFAADLEFGTVWINDHIPLASETPHGGFKQSGFGKDLSAEAVQDYQITKHVMIALS; encoded by the coding sequence ATGACCTACAAACTCTGGATCGACGGCAAATGGGCCGACAGCCAAGGGGGAGGCATCATGGCCATCGAGAACCCAGCTACAGGGGAAAAACTGGCGGAAGTAGTGGATGCTAGCCCCGCAGATGTGGAGCGAGCTGTTCAGGCTGCCCATACTGCCTTTTACGATGGCCGCTGGTCGAAACTGACCCCCAGCGAACGTTCCCTCGCCCTTTGGAAACTGGCGGATCTGCTCGAGGCTCGCTCGGAAGAACTGGCCCGGCTGGAATCGGAAAATACCGGCAAGCCCTACGAGTTTGTCAGTTTGGGGGGAGATCTACCGTTTGCGGTGGATAACCTGCGTTTCTTTGCTGCTGCCGCCCGCGATACCCATGGCTCTAGCGCTGGGGAATATGCCAAGGGTTACACCTCGATCTTCCGCAAAGAGCCGGTTGGGGTCTGCGCCCAAATTGCCCCCTGGAATTACCCGCTGATGATGGCGGTTTGGAAGATCGGCCCTGCCTTGGCTGCAGGTTGCACTGTGATTCTCAAGCCGGCTCCCTCGACACCCCTGACCACCCTGATGTTGGGGGAACTCATTGCTGAAGCTGGGATCCCGGCAGGTGTGGTGAATATCATTTCTGGGGGCAATGAAACAGGCCAAGCTCTGGTAGAACACCCGGATGTGCGCATGGTTAGCCTAACGGGATCCACTGCAACGGGTAAAAAGGTGATGCGTACAGCGGCAGATACCCTCAAGCGGGTTCATTTGGAGCTGGGTGGCAAAGCCCCTTTCATCGTGTTTGAGGATGCAGATGTAGAGACCATTGCCACCAAAGCCACCTTCGCAGCCACTGTCAACACGGGACAAGACTGTACAGCCGCCACCCGTGTCTACGTGCAAGAGAGCCGACTGACTCAAGCCCAAGAAGCCATTGTCGAGGCAATGCGTAAAGTGACCGTGGGATCCCCTTTTCAATCTGGGGTGGAAATGGGGCCCTTTGTTTCGGCAGCCCAACGGGAGCGGGTCATGGGTTTTGTGGAGCGGGCCAAGGCGGCTGGGGCAAAGGTGTTAACAGGAGGTCGGATCCCACCTGATTTTTCTCAGGGGTACTACTATGAACCAACGGTGATTACCAATGTCGATCAACAAGCAGAAATCATTCAAAGCGAGGTCTTTGGGCCTGTTCTCACCCTCAGTTCGTTCCGCGAAGAAGCGGAAGCGCTACGCCTGGGCAATGATGTCCTATACGGCTTGGCGGCTTCTGTGTGGACTCAAGACATCGGGCGGGCGATGAAGTTTGCCGCAGATTTGGAGTTCGGCACCGTTTGGATTAATGACCACATTCCCCTCGCCTCAGAGACACCCCACGGCGGCTTTAAGCAATCGGGATTCGGTAAAGATCTCTCGGCAGAAGCAGTACAAGATTATCAGATCACCAAGCATGTGATGATCGCTCTCAGTTGA
- a CDS encoding DUF3386 domain-containing protein, whose product MVATQVSAQDLFRAAYENRYTWDPDFPGYSAEVTYWDGERTFTGQVRVGADLKATVTGVEDEAAQKAIHNQIWEIAIHRVRRSFADTHGQNTFRYGETLPDGAVEIVMGGKAEGDRYHVRNNQVTMVHRHIHGVVVTIHTFSSHDTGAGYLSHRYDSVYHDPKTGERKGGCSQFEDLYEKVGNYFILSERRIQTETETGSVEKKFTFSNLTLLNSGV is encoded by the coding sequence ATGGTCGCTACCCAAGTCTCTGCCCAAGATCTCTTCCGGGCCGCTTACGAAAACCGCTACACCTGGGATCCCGACTTTCCGGGCTACAGCGCAGAAGTGACTTACTGGGATGGGGAGCGCACTTTCACGGGGCAGGTACGGGTGGGGGCCGATCTGAAGGCCACCGTTACAGGTGTAGAAGATGAGGCAGCCCAGAAAGCCATCCACAACCAAATTTGGGAAATTGCCATTCACCGGGTACGCCGCAGCTTTGCCGATACCCACGGCCAGAACACCTTCCGCTATGGCGAAACCCTGCCTGATGGCGCTGTGGAAATTGTGATGGGGGGGAAAGCCGAGGGAGATCGCTACCACGTGCGCAACAACCAAGTGACGATGGTGCACCGGCATATTCATGGCGTGGTGGTAACCATCCACACCTTTAGCAGTCACGATACCGGCGCAGGCTACCTTTCCCACCGTTACGACTCCGTCTATCACGATCCCAAAACTGGCGAGCGAAAGGGCGGGTGCAGCCAGTTCGAGGATCTCTACGAAAAGGTTGGCAATTACTTTATCCTGTCAGAGCGGCGCATTCAAACGGAGACGGAAACGGGATCCGTCGAGAAGAAGTTCACCTTTTCCAACCTGACTTTGCTCAATTCTGGGGTCTGA